The DNA segment gccccccagtcttaagcgaagacttgtccaacgaaaagactaaaggagtcatgtcaataccgatctacgtggcattgacgcagaattccaagcggttgtactttctgcttctctgacgctccaccaaacactcctcccatcattcgacacgtggcttcatcaacggttaccttcagttaacgtttgcgcttcccaaacccatttcgaaaaacccttaaactcatttcgcttcactgtttcatcactttcttcgtattctcagacgctccaactctcttctgcaaaaaagctctcaacgttctgCAACCCCCCGAATCACCAACATCCTTCATtactcttccgatcataaaaaggtacttcctttccttcttctgctggtttttcctgcattttaaccgattcggatcatcctttaactgtctggtgcatacgttgtgggttgcttttttttctatttctccttcttcgtaacttagggcttcgtcttcattacaacgaaccttcgttttCTCACCCTTCGTTCATGATTAGAGTGAGCCTCCGCGAGTCCTGATcaccttttcctttcttcttcctttgcagcttccgcaatgactcgctcaaagatcaccccaaatcctcctccttcgtcacgaaacccctcctcacaagcacacaacccaccgcgagcacgtggtgcttcttcttctcaggctgagaggcctgcaccctcccgccccaacttggctcaggccactccacccgtcaccggaggagcctccgtcccctCTCCAGATTTCAATAAACTGTACCCATGGGCTACCCCGACTTTGTtgagggaaacatcttctgtaaactctgctggggcagttctgcgattgacgaagggggatgagcctcaccaatcattccacaaggagcacgacgaaaagatgacggtgctaccttgccctcCCGACATGCCGGTGTGCGTTGACGATAAGGGGAAcaccggcgggttgttctgcctcatatacaccaccctgttcaagaaggtgaaacttaggtttcccttcacttgctttgagagggagcttctcaccgagctcaacatcgccgccgcccagctccatcccaacagctgggtgTTTGTACGGGCTTTCCAAATAATAtgcgaccacttggggctgccTGCGTCAGTCGacgttttcttatttctttttgaagccaagcacctaggagatcgcctgtgggtgagcttgaacgggattgccgggaggtcgatcctctctatcttccagcaatcctacaaagactggaagggcaagtttgtccaggtgcgccccaacgacaaggacgcttctctgctcgacggtttccccttgtattgggtaaacaaggggaacaaagagtccaaaagcagcgtcaggaggccaagaagtcctgatagcatgggcgctttggacaaagacctctgcttcttctggaagagtgtggcagatgccaacatcaccttcctcaccaccacactcatctgcttcgagttcttcgaggaccaactcgggATTCGCATAGGTTAGGACGTCTAAGTCTTTATTCTAACATTACCTCTGTTAACCGTTTCTGGGCGttttgtgcgttgtgcgcaagactttggcttTACTTTCTGCACCATATATCTGCTTTTGTTGCATACTGCCTTACGTGTTTACCTTTTCCTCCGAACTAACCCATGTATTTTTGCtttatgcagatcgtatgttgggccagggcaagctcgctgaactgagggcgctcgcccgatccctcgggttggcatcgggttcccaaaccgtgccaaactctgtggtggagatcgccgccgcacagggccgatcgccacccaaaggcccaactcctcccgatgtccaacccgccaaccaacgcaagaagcttatcctcaggaagcaaaagaggaaagcccccaagtagtccatgaagaggaagaagaagatggtGAGGCGATggaagatggcctcgtcacgaagaggaagagggtggcgccttcttcaccatccgctccaccccctcttccaacatccacaccaccatctacacctgccccgcctccaacattgcctcctccaccagctcccgcctcgccagtccaagcgattcCTTTGGCATCTGCGCCTCCTGAAGCTGAGCCCGCCGAAGCCAACTTCTTGGAGAatcccccgagcgcctccacgccgtatgtaacagctggagggggtcctccatCAAACGCCTCCACCGCAAACGTTGGCCCaatcggggatgaaggtgctcaccactctccaattctgattactgaatccccgacgtcgctaccacgccaagaagcacctgctgagcaaccaactcaagaaggtggcggcgaaaaccaacaaGCAACCCACCCGatgcctccacaagcaaacctctctcttgaggtcacgaggatgtgggagcccttctcagcaaaactcaagatgatggcggaggatttccccaccattatatctaaagctgtggagagctccaccaggaagctccaggatgacctctacgcccttcgaactgagaatagcactataaggattgaggcggagaggttatctTGCAATCTGACACTCGTCGAGATtgagcactcccgagtagaagatgcaatgagcaccgagctccgggtggcgcgcaaggaggccaccgatctccgccataaggtacagctcttggctcaagagaagatcgagctcgagagcaagctggtgccttatcgcgtcaaagtggctgacctggaggccttgattaaaactgacgccgctaaggtgaagaaactggaacaaaggtcagccgatcgggaggtcttcctgggaaaggtggagaaggagagggacgacaccatggctaagcttgctgaagccaacaaagaaaaagggaagattgctgctgaactgggccaggcgcaggcagaatccaagaaggttgctgaagaccttcttcaagctcaggaaaccatcgaaaaactcaagaagcaagctgaagagctggagcagcagaacgaggggctgaagaaacaaactgaagaacttaagaaacagattgaagagcttaatctgagttctgccctaattcttgctgctggattcgaggccgcacgggaacagtttgcctgcttgttccccgatctagatcttagcatggtgtccctcaacaacgaagtggtggatgggaaggttgttcctgctgaagactgatcgatttcctccatccactacctttatgctttctccttacatacaattgtaataaactttatattttcCTGTACACGTGCCTTGAACCTGATACTTACTTTAATGATAAAGTCTTTGTATTTCCTCTTGCAACTTCTTTggctgctttaactttccttgcacaatttgcttcaagaaattaacttaacGATTTCGTAAGCgcagaaattaacttagcgatttcgtaaGCGCGATCATATACTTAACTGCCTCGAACCACTTCGATTTCGAATAACAATAACTCTAACAACTTGTGATctcaaggcaatgaaccttagcgtaaaatcactcttcaatcaacgaactttaacttaactaatggcttaagacattGCTTCATCCGATCTGCCTCACCGAAAGGGGTCTTAACTTTCTTGCCATTGCTTGAgtttttcctggtcgccagagactcttggcgatatcagattcttcctgccttcacaacttggccattgctccttcatctgggggtagaggcgcctttctgatccttctctacctccttgagcttcagaacaagagaccgggtggctaggcgttctcttcgaacctaccttaacCATCCTCCAAGCTTCTTCCATCCTttacaccgtacctgaactcgttcgagacgagaaggattttatcttgcctgaactcgctcatcagcgagaaggtctttaactcgcctgaactcgctcataggcgagaaggtctttaactcgcctgaactcgctcataggcgagaaggtctttaacttgcctctacattgccccgggggttacatctcctctcccctcggaaacactgaggactttttgctggtgcctccacattgccccaggggttacatcttctcgcccccagaaacactgaggacttttcacttgtgcctctacattgccccaggggttacatcttctcgcccccagaaacaccgaggacttttcactcttcctcgcctgcactcgctcaacggcgaggaggtctttatctcgcctcaggacgcgcgagggcgttgaggtcttttaactgttgcctccgatcgccgaaagacgatgaggactttaactttaactgttgcctccgatcgccgaaagacgatgaggactttaactttaactgatgcctccgatcgccgaaagacgatgaggacttgaaaACTTTTTagcaagcatgcaatatatctttacttgccttaaatcacatataagtgacaaggtctttcttcaaaactttctgaaaacaaaaggcatgcaatctaaaacaaccttgagcttcgaaaactcttcttttattgggtggcctcattaaaaaccctccttagggaaaaaagagtgcccccttcaaactgttttaacagagacattgtaatataacttcgtgtttgtctttacttacaaagcttcttaactgtaatacaacttgaggtgcgtggcgttccaagtgcgaggaatcgcccctccttccaatgtctctaagcggtaggtgccgttcccgagcgcctcggtttttctgaacggtcccgtccacttgggcgacagtttattctccatcttatactggtgggctttcctcatcaccaggtcgccctctctgaactgtctcggcatcaccctcgagttatatcttcgttcaatccttctcttcaccgcctcagctttcaatctcgccttttccctgacctcatccagtagatccaggttcaaccttctctcttcattcgagtcttcctctacgaagttctggaatcttggcgagctctcctggatctccactggaatcattgcatcacacccatagaccaagctgaacggggtctcatgggttcctgactgttcggtggtgtggtacgcccagactatacggggtacctcctcagcccagctccctttggctttctctagcctcctcttcaaacctctcagcaacacccgattagctaaCTCTACTTgaccattcgtctgagggtgctcgacggatgcaaacacttgttgaattcccaccccttcgcacaacttcttcaacaggtgacttgcaaactgagtcccattgtccgacaccaggcgcttgggcacaccaaaccggcacacaatgttcttccacacgaaaccttcgatcttgtgtgcggtgatctgggtcactggttctgcttcgatccacttggtgaaatactcaatcgccaccaccaagtacttcatctgcctgatcgccagcgggaaaggtcccaggatgtcgattccccatgtatgaaacggccaagggctgtaaatcgacttcaactcctcgggaggcgccttgtgccaatcggcgtgctgttggcattgtttgcaacactgcgcatacctcttgcaatcttctctcatcgttggccagtagtaacctgcacggagagtccttgcggccagagctcgacccccgacgtggctttcGCATATCCCTttgtggagctctgccatgattctcgtgcacctcttgccatgcacacattccaggagtgggtgagtgaacccaaacctgtacaactcgccatcaatcaatgtgaacttgctagaattcttctttatcttcctagcctctgtcggatccagcgggagaaggccatttgacaggcaccgcttgtactgcgtTATCCAGGTGtatggctcatgggtagcgcagacctgcgtcatgttcaccttctctcctcgacacgctctaattctcggcgatctcaacgttttttgcgtcaaagacttgtgACTTCTTGTCGCTTTCTctgtcgacctgcttatctgaagaaccaggtgatctgctacaaatgctctcggcgtcttcagagtttcttgaataaccgtcctctgcctaccccccttgccggaactggcgagcttagccagcaagtcagctcgggcattctgctctctgggcacatgcaccacttcaaaggaggcaaaggaactcttcaattcctgcacatactccaggtaagccgccatttgtggatctttagcctggaactcgcctgttacttgccccgtcactagcagcgagtcactcttagccatcaacaccctcgctcccatctcttttgccagcaagatcccggcgatcagcgcctcatattctacttgattgttgctggctttgaaggcaaacctcaaagattgttcgatcagtacgccgttgggtccctccaagatgactccagcaccgctaccctgctggttcgacgatccatccactgaaagcacccaacggaaaccgtccccttcaactcgtgtcgcctcagatgagagctcgaccacgaaatctgcgaagatttgtcccttaatcgggcctcggggttcatacttaatatcaaactctgacagctctactgcccacttcaccatccttcccgcaacgtcgggcttcttcaagaccttctggatgggcaggtcagtcatcaccagtattgtgaagctatgaaaatagtggcgcaacctcctcgccgaaaataccacagccagcgcagccttctccagggcctgatatctcgtttcgaggccctgcaacaccttactaacaaaataaataggcttctgagcctggtcttggtcctgggcgagaaccgcacttaccgccctctcagttacagcaaaatacaacctgagaggggttcccaccagtggtttgcacaaaaccggcgggctcgccagatactccttcagcttgacgaaagcttcctcgcactccttcgtccaagcaaacttgttattgcgccttaagcactggaagtagggatgtcccttctctccgctagctgacacgaagcgagacagggcggccattcgacctgttagttgttgtacttccttcacggtagctgggctcctcatcgccaagattgCGGCAtacttatccgggttggcctctattcctctttcggttaagaggaaacccaaaaactttccagcctccacgccaaagatgcatttctctggattcagcttcaacttgaacttggcgatcgtcgtgaacaattcctccaagtatgcaacgtgcttgctcttctctggcgaggtcacgaccatgtcatctacgtacgcttgcacattccttcccagcatcggtgcaagtacttgatccatcaacctttggtacgtggcccccgcgttcttcagcccaaacgacattaccttgtagcagtagcacgatctctcggtcatgaaggcagtattctcttcgtccatgggatgcatcttgatctggttataccccgagaaggcatccaggaagctcaacaacttactccctgcagcactatccaccagggcgtctatgcttggtaaaggatatgaatcctttgggcaggccttattcagatcagtgaaatcgacgcacatgcgccatttcccattactcttcttcaccagcacgacatttgccagccattcagggtactggacttccctgatgtggcctgcagcgaggagtttctgtgtttcgtccctaatcgcctgcctcctttcctcgttgaactttcttctcctttgtcgcactggtctcaccaagttgtccatcgccagatgatggcacaagaagtcgggatcgatcccgggcatgtccgaagcggaccacgCAAACACATCCAGAtgtcgttctatcaccttggcgatctcgtcctggagctcaaccttcAGAGATCTTCCCatcttgaagatctttcccccgatctctctctcgagccactgcttgacaggttttggcctggtctctctggcgatcaccgccctggcgattccctattccctcgcttcctcagggcgattccttgcctcttcttcctccagaccagcgttcccctcccccagctcagcatccaccatctccacgtctcttccggcggtctgtTCTATTACcttcgatctgggcttcacacccggaggcggggtggtcgtcacgtaactcaccgatctcttgtttttcaggctattctcatagcactttttcgcttctttctgatcggatttgatggtgatcaccaccccctccatagacggcaacttcaccttcatgtgtcgggtcgacggtatagcgcctatcctgttgagcgtgggtcttcccaacaggatgttgtatgctgaaggagcgtttacaacaaggtatttgattttctccgttctcgaacccgcctcatctgtaaacgtagtcctcaattctatgtaccccctgacctctacctggtcaccagcgaaaccatacaaacaccctccatagggcctcagctggtcaaggggcagctccaactgcgtgaaagtcggccagaacattacgtccgccgagcttccttggtccaccagaaccctgtggacctttctccCTGCTGTGATCAGCGAGATTACTATGGGGTCGTtttcatgaggcacaacgtcccgaagatcttgcttggtgaacataatgtccacatctggccagtggtcttcaaacatatccaccatCATCACAgtcctcgcgtacctcttcctctgagatgcggtgcatccaccccctgagaaaccccctgcaatggtatggatttccccgtgcgtaggcagctcgtgctgctgagcctcagcacctgcaggctgggagctcgacgctccccccgtcttCCTATCCaacagatagtcatttaggaacccgctcttaaccagatcatcgagctggtatcctaaagccaaacacgaatccacggtgtggccaaagccctggtggaactcacaccaggcgtctggctttggtcccagtaccttgtcgcccaccttttcgggcgctttcaacctagctgatatgttgggaatggcgatcaggtccgccaatcccatgacaaacttgtgcttaggcgggcgattgtattcccggcgtgctggttgcgggcgtccttggcccctgcccttgttcttccttggatcataaggatggcgagtcctctgatccctcctggccgccgttGTCTCCAGAACCCTCTGTGGCTGggtcctggtctgggcacgcgGCCTaacgggagccacgcttcctcttttctcggcgacttcactctcgtcggcgatgtgggccaccgcaagtcgcctaacctctgcgaacgtggcggggtgagccctgatcaatgcctcacagaatggtcccggcagcacgcccttcttaaatgcgtagaccagcatttcctcatctttggccggcgatctaaccatctgcgccccaaagcgattcaggtagtccctgagggactctccctgatactgccttatatcaaacaaatcataagacaccctaggcggtgccttattcacaatgtactgctcgacgaaaatcttcgagaactgttggaagttggtaatgtgaccggtaggcaggctcacaaaccattccagcgccgttccctagagtgtgctcacgaacatcttgcagtacacggcgtctgatcctcctgacagcatcatctgcgtatggaacgtggtgagatgagcctcaggatcctccacgccggtgaaaacagccttaacaggtaccacactcgcaggaataggcgtgtcagtaatcgcctgagcgaaaggcatggggaaaacaCAAGGCGgtgttgacggcgcgacctcttcagcaataggacgcccttgctgctcctgaagagcttgacgcaactcttcagtcactttgctaagctcatcattcctggcccgagaggaggccaggtcctcgtgcattctcgcctgttctatgcgcgaggcttccacagttgcctgcaacgagcgcataatctccaccatctgcgccatggtcatggcggcggcgccttcagcagcaacgggcgcaactggacttgaacggttgcttctcatttttctcatgaaaactcagcaaatcTCAGAGAATAatgaacaacacttccttcaaCGATGATCGACTCAGCGATCAATCAGTCAAAACTGCGCAAAACTctgcaagaaaactcaagaacacagcaaacctccacagaaacctgcaactgcaccagaaaccaccgcttcttccacgaCAAACCAAACGAGTCAAAGAACTCAAATCTCGCCGAACAAATCTCgtgtaaacagcagaaaacttcacttcaccgaaccaaaactcgaaatgaacggtggaaaacgcgaaaatACCGAACAAAATTCAGATGAACAACGAGcagtggttgcaccagcacacaaccacgcagaaaactacgaaaacctccaaaaactcacgctgtggatgggaacaggttttacacggccccacggtgggcgcctgatgatcctgcctgttgaccaaaacgttggagcttgcctcgtcaaacttggattgatgtgtgcaccgcttcaacctccgtccttcgtcacgatccacctcaagaacctgcaaaagaacagagcggcgccgctgcggccgatcgcactccaacgcccaagtcagtgactgaaccaccaaatacttcaagagcaacactcaagaactcaaaaggaaccgtgaaccaattctctctcacagtatgctcaagaactcgcaagcgaaaagaatacaatctgaacgtgcgtacctcaaaagttcgttggggaacccttaaatacctgatcactttctctctcctggcagttacagacctggacacgtggctcgcatccaggtgtacacgtgccatcatttggagcctccttgacttgggcgctgcttcggACTCTCCTTTgggctaagttacttacgcatgatactactcagtgcatagctaacttggagcgcgatctctactggaattggcgagttagggtgccttcgtacaccttccctgtggtctcgccggccgccttcataatctgcaccaccttcatcttcggcgatgtgcttgctccggcgatatctaatcacttggtcgcctgagtttacatccggcggcttcatctttaacccggtgaccgccggttctagtatgctggagatcggagcacgccaacttaataactggcgactacacgaaccccccgacctccttcccttctgctagCCTGGCGTcctctcaacacgcctatacaatagcttgatgccacgtcgtcacttccgactaccagggcggtacagaaaGGAAAAcctgggaaagtttgatgaaaaagctgatcTTGGAATCTTTatagtcatgcatatagaatctacaacaagaggctcaTGAATGTAGAAGAATCTATTCATGTGTTCtttgatgaagttgatcacAAAAGCATTCAAGTCTCAAAGAACAACACAGAAgaggatgagcagaacatcaaTCAAGAGAAGTTGAACTGCTgggcagaaaaacaaccggttgattcatcgaaacaaccgattgaaattctgcagcagAGTGAGTTACCTAAAGAATGAAGAATACCAAAAGATCCGTCAGTGGAGAAaatcattgggcagataaatgagggtgtttctacacgtaACTCTATTTCAAACTTCTGCAGACACACTGCTTTTGTttctcaagttgaaccaaagtctattgaagaagctctcagagatgaaaaatgggtggaagctatgcatgaagagctgaatcagtttgctatGAATGATGTATGGTTTCTGGTTCCTAAAATagctgagatgaacatcattgtatctaaatgggttttcagaaacAAGCTTGATGAGGCTGAAGTAATtacaaggaacaaggcaaggctagttgccaaaggctacaatcaagaggaaggGATTGACTATGGAGAAACCTTTGCccctgttgcaagattggaaactgtgaggttgctgctggcttttgcttgtatgagtggattcaaactctttcaaatggatgtgaagagtgctttTTCTCAATGGCTTAATCAATGAAGAAGTGTATGTTGAGCAACCATCGGGTTTTGAAGAACATCAACATCCTAATCATGTTTTTAAGCTGAAAAAGGcattgtatgggcttaagcaagctccaagcagtggtatgagaggcttagcaatttCCTTTTTgtcacatggttatgaaagaggaatgattgacaaaactctcttcatcaagaagtcaaattctgaaattatccttgtgcaaatctatgttgatgacatcatctttggtgctacacaagataatttgtgtgaagaatttgtggcagctatgcaaggtgagtttgaaatgtttaTGATGGGGgagctttctttctttcttggattgcagttcaagcaaacaaaggatggaatctttcCATGCCAATCAAAATATTGCAAATAAATTctcaagaagtttgaaatggaaagttgcaaggaagcaagcacacctatgccttcaagctgttatatggatgcagatgcttctggaaaaggggtagatcaaacaaaatacagagttttaattggttccttactcTATCTCACAGAAAGTAGACCGGATATCATGTTTGTTGTATGtttttgtgcaagatatcaagcaaatccaaaggaatctcacttcaaagctgcaaaaaggattcttaaatatctcaaaggaacaaccaatgttggtctatggtatccttctcactcttctATACACTTAATTGGATATTCaaattctgattttgcagggtgtaagctagacagaaaaagcacaagtgacacttgtcatcttcttggatcAAGCCTCATCTCTTGGCATagtaagaagcaagct comes from the Phaseolus vulgaris cultivar G19833 chromosome 8, P. vulgaris v2.0, whole genome shotgun sequence genome and includes:
- the LOC137824715 gene encoding uncharacterized mitochondrial protein AtMg00810-like translates to MESCKEASTPMPSSCYMDADASGKGVDQTKYRVLIGSLLYLTESRPDIMFVVCFCARYQANPKESHFKAAKRILKYLKGTTNVGLWYPSHSSIHLIGYSNSDFAGCKLDRKSTSDTCHLLGSSLISWHSKKQACVALSTAEAEYIVVVHKFFDLNSNLQILD